The Bacillaceae bacterium IKA-2 DNA window AAAAGGTTTTTAAAGACCCTGTTCACAGATACGTCCACGTCAGCGATCAGTTGATTTGGGAGCTAATTGGGACGAGGGAATTTCAACGTCTAAGGAGAATTCGCCAACTAGGAACTACATATATGACGTTTCATGGTGCCGAGCATACACGCTTCAACCACTCATTAGGTGTTTATGAAATTATGCGTCGGATTATTGATAACTTTAGCGGCAAAGAGCATTGGGACGACAGTGAACGATTACTTTGCTTAGTGGCAGCTTTACTCCACGATATTGGCCATGGACCATTTTCGCATTCTTTCGAAAAGATTTTTCATACTGATCATGAAGAATGGACGCGAAATATTATTTCTGGAGATACTCAAATCAATAAAGTTCTTCTTCAAGTTAGTGATGATTTTCCAAATAAAGTTACTGAAGTTATTGCAAAAACCTACTCTAACAAGCTTGTAGTAAGTCTTATTTCTAGTCAAATTGACGCTGATCGCATGGATTATCTGCAGCGAGATGCGTTTTATACAGGAGTAAGCTACGGCCATTTTGATATGGAGCGAATTCTCCGTGTCATGCGTCCAACAGAAGAACAGGCTGTCTTTAAACAAAGTGGCATGCATGCTGTTGAAGATTATATTATGAGTCGCTATCAAATGTACTGGCAAGTATATTTTCATCCTGTTACCCGAAGTGCTGAAGTGATCTTAAGTAAAATTTTGCACAGAGCAAAACACTTATATCAAAAAAATTACCATTTTAAACAAGCACCAACGCATTTTTATTCACTTTTTGCTGAAAAATTGACCTTAAATGATTATTTAAAGCTAGATGAAGCGATAGTCATGTATTATTTTCAAATTTGGCAGGATGAAGAAGATCCCATCCTAAGTGACCTATGTATTAGATTTACTGAACGAAAGTTGTTTAAGTACGTTGAATTTGATCCAAGTAAGCAGATGAGTGATTGGCCACGCCTAATTGAGCTTTTTAAAGAAGCTAGTATTGATCCAGAATATTATTTAGTTAGGGATTCTTCTTCAGATTTACCATACGATTTTTATCGTCCAGGAGAAGAAGGTGAACGAATTCCAATTTTTTTACAAACTCCAAAGGGAGAATTACGAGAATTATCAAGGGAATCAACTGTAGTTGAAGCAATCACAGGAAAAAAACGGACAGATCATAAATTGTATTTTCCGTTAGATATCCTTGATGATGAAATCGAGCACAAAGAAATTAAAAGACAAATAAAAGAAATTCTTTATAAGTAGAGGGCTGGGGGCAGGCACAGTAGCTCTATGGATCGAATACAAAAGAAAAGGCAGACCACATTCGGTCTGCCTTTGTTTTAGCTAACTTTTTTCTTATTTGTCACTCGCACGGACGCCTGCTACTCCGAAATTGTTTTTTGACATTTCTTCAATGCAAACGGAAATATTTTCTTTTGGTGCATTAACTGTTTCGCTTACAGCTGCTGTCACCTTTTCAACTAAGGCACGCTTTTGTTCATCAGTTCTTCCTTCTAACATTTTTACAGTAACAATCGGCATGATTTCATTCGCTCCTTTATAAATAAATCAATTTTAGATACACTAATACTACTTTAATACGATCATTCAACAAAGACAAGAAAATTCCTGCAAGTTTCTCTGTTTAGAACTAACCATGAGATGGATTATACTCCATTACAGAAATATCCGAACGGGAAAGCCACTCCTTCAGGTGTGGGAGTATCAGATAAAGCTGATAGTGTGCAATAATAACTTTTCATGTGGTAAACTTGAAAAAATAGACTTGAAAAATATAGAATAAGGTGGGACTAAAATGGACCTTTTAAATAATAACAAGAAAAAAGGTAGTGGATTTAATATTTTAGGTAAAGAATCAAAGCATGATGGCTACGGAGCTGGAACACTAAACCTTGATAACATGTCACCAGTCATTATTGATATCGAATCAAATGAAGCTTACGTAGATATGGGTGCCTTGCATGCTAGAAGTGAGCCTGAAAAAGGCATTAAGTTTTTGACTAATAAAGAAGAAGTGCCAAACGGCAAGCCTTATTGGCTCGTATGGGTATCAGTAGCCAATAGTTCAAAGGGATCTTATTATGCTGGTGTTACAGCTTGTGAAATGATTGTTGACCGTGAAGCTCGTCGTGGTTACAAAAGTTTGCCAGAGCATGTTAATAAAATGGATAAATCACTAAAAAGGCAAATTATCGTCGATCATATCGATCAAGCTTCAAAAGAAATATTAGGTAAGTTTTTAAAAGGCTTTAATGAAAAAATGTGGGAGAATTCAGAACAAAAGTTGAAGGATGATTTATTAGGCAACTGAA harbors:
- a CDS encoding HD domain-containing protein is translated as MASILGKLEEEKVFKDPVHRYVHVSDQLIWELIGTREFQRLRRIRQLGTTYMTFHGAEHTRFNHSLGVYEIMRRIIDNFSGKEHWDDSERLLCLVAALLHDIGHGPFSHSFEKIFHTDHEEWTRNIISGDTQINKVLLQVSDDFPNKVTEVIAKTYSNKLVVSLISSQIDADRMDYLQRDAFYTGVSYGHFDMERILRVMRPTEEQAVFKQSGMHAVEDYIMSRYQMYWQVYFHPVTRSAEVILSKILHRAKHLYQKNYHFKQAPTHFYSLFAEKLTLNDYLKLDEAIVMYYFQIWQDEEDPILSDLCIRFTERKLFKYVEFDPSKQMSDWPRLIELFKEASIDPEYYLVRDSSSDLPYDFYRPGEEGERIPIFLQTPKGELRELSRESTVVEAITGKKRTDHKLYFPLDILDDEIEHKEIKRQIKEILYK
- a CDS encoding 2-hydroxymuconate tautomerase — its product is MPIVTVKMLEGRTDEQKRALVEKVTAAVSETVNAPKENISVCIEEMSKNNFGVAGVRASDK
- a CDS encoding YwhD family protein produces the protein MDLLNNNKKKGSGFNILGKESKHDGYGAGTLNLDNMSPVIIDIESNEAYVDMGALHARSEPEKGIKFLTNKEEVPNGKPYWLVWVSVANSSKGSYYAGVTACEMIVDREARRGYKSLPEHVNKMDKSLKRQIIVDHIDQASKEILGKFLKGFNEKMWENSEQKLKDDLLGN